The Vigna unguiculata cultivar IT97K-499-35 chromosome 6, ASM411807v1, whole genome shotgun sequence genome contains a region encoding:
- the LOC114188002 gene encoding dnaJ homolog subfamily C member 2-like has protein sequence MAVHTKFRLITYSQEIVDGQPIFVSSNCLPTKALKYEPAGHSFHSAALKLRGVQEDKNEAEDKKVADDKEQTYLPSDSYSSKSKKKSGTGDKQQDHYALLGLGHLRYLATEDQIRKSYRETALRFHPDKQAALLLAEETEAAKQAKKDEIESHFKAIQEAYEVLIDPVKRRIYDSTDEFDDEIPTDCAPQDFFKVFGPAFMRNGRWSVNQPIPTLGDDNTPLKDVDNFYNFWYSFKSWREFPHADEFDLEQAESRDHKRWMERQNAKLTEKARKEDYARIRTLVDNAYKRDPRILRRKEEEKAEKQRKKEAKFLAKKLQEEEAARIAEEEKQRKEEEERQAAEAALQHKKVKEKEKKLLRKERARLRTLSGPIVSQRLLDISDDDVEGLCMSLDIEQMRSLCENMEGIKVLLEQASVLRDAMSSKKEVADEKTNQQNANGSIKANGSASRSNVEKKEKPWSKEEIDLLRKGMQKYPKGTSRRWEVISEYIGTGRSVEEIMKATKTVLLQKPDSSKAFDTFLEKRKPGAQSIESPLSTREELEGVSTPASTNNTEDSHSKSTDNENSASTNGVSSSSEQDVWSAVQERALVQALKAFPKETSQRWERVATAVPGKTVNQCKKKFTMMKENFRNKKSAV, from the coding sequence ATGGCTGTACATACAAAATTCCGTCTCATTACTTACTCACAGGAGATTGTTGATGGGCAGCCTATTTTTGTCTCTTCAAACTGCCTTCCTACCAAGGCTTTGAAATATGAACCTGCAGGTCATTCTTTCCATTCTGCTGCACTTAAACTTCGTGGTGTTCAGGAAGATAAGAATGAGGCTGAAGACAAGAAAGTGGCTGATGACAAGGAACAAACGTACCTTCCATCTGATTCTTACAGCAGTAAGAGCAAAAAGAAATCTGGTACTGGGGACAAGCAACAAGATCACTATGCATTATTGGGTCTGGGTCATCTAAGGTATCTGGCTACTGAGGATCAAATCCGTAAAAGCTATCGTGAAACTGCCTTGAGGTTTCATCCTGACAAACAGGCTGCTCTTCTTCTGGCCGAGGAAACTGAAGCCGCGAAACAAGCAAAGAAGGATGAAATAGAAAGTCACTTCAAGGCAATCCAGGAAGCATATGAAGTACTGATTGATCCTGTGAAGAGAAGGATTTATGATTCCACAGATGAGTTTGATGACGAGATTCCCACTGATTGTGCTCCACAGGATTTCTTTAAGGTGTTTGGTCCTGCTTTTATGAGGAACGGACGGTGGTCAGTTAATCAACCAATTCCAACACTAGGTGATGATAATACTCCATTAAAAGATGTAGATAATTTCTACAATTTTTGGTACTCCTTTAAAAGTTGGAGGGAGTTTCCTCATGCTGATGAGTTTGATCTCGAGCAAGCTGAATCTCGAGACCACAAGAGGTGGATGGAAAGGCAGAATGCAAAATTGACAGAAAAAGCTAGGAAAGAAGATTATGCACGGATTCGCACTCTTGTTGATAATGCTTATAAGAGGGACCCCAGAATATTgagaagaaaggaagaagaaaaagctGAGAAACAGAGGAAAAAGGAGGCTAAGTTCCTGGCAAAGAagttgcaggaagaagaagcaGCCAGAATTGCAGAGGAAGAGAAGCAACGGAAAGAGGAGGAAGAGAGACAAGCTGCAGAAGCTGCTTTGCAACACAAGAAggtgaaagagaaagagaaaaagctGTTGCGGAAGGAGCGAGCTCGCCTTCGAACTCTTTCAGGACCTATTGTATCCCAGCGTTTACTTGATATTTCTGATGATGATGTGGAAGGGCTTTGCATGTCACTTGATATTGAGCAGATGAGGAGTCTCTGTGAGAACATGGAAGGCATAAAGGTGTTATTAGAGCAAGCAAGTGTTTTGAGAGATGCGATGAGCTCCAAGAAAGAGGTGGCTGATGAGAAAACCAATCAACAAAATGCCAATGGTTCCATCAAGGCTAATGGCAGTGCTTCTCGAAGCAATGTTGAGAAGAAGGAGAAACCTTGGAGTAAAGAAGAGATTGATCTACTGAGGAAAGGAATGCAGAAATACCCCAAAGGAACTTCACGTAGGTGGGAGGTTATTTCAGAATACATTGGAACTGGAAGATCTGTTGAAGAAATAATGAAGGCAACTAAAACTGTACTCCTGCAGAAACCTGATTCATCAAAAGCTTTTGACACATTTCTTGAGAAAAGGAAACCTGGTGCACAATCAATTGAGTCTCCACTTTCAACCAGAGAAGAATTAGAAGGTGTATCAACTCCTGCCTCAACCAATAACACAGAAGACTCTCATAGCAAAAGTACAGATAATGAGAACTCTGCATCTACTAATGGAGTTTCTTCCAGTTCAGAACAGGATGTGTGGTCTGCAGTGCAGGAACGAGCACTGGTTCAAGCTTTAAAAGCCTTTCCAAAGGAAACAAGCCAGAGATGGGAGCGAGTTGCAACGGCAGTACCTGGGAAGACTGTGAATCAGTGtaagaaaaaatttacaatGATGAAGGAGAATTTCAGGAACAAGAAAAGTGCAGTCTAA